The Abditibacteriaceae bacterium genome includes a window with the following:
- a CDS encoding MG2 domain-containing protein — MRKLLWILAALFIFGRGASAQTSIQQQADAAWNERSYARALELYRQVQGGNRDETDYRIAVSLGETQKWDEAIAFGQSFAARTPNKARILYYLGRLYTQVPHNGWKLGEKYWRGDDYPKTDDAQKPQQVYLSEQDAQRTLDYFEQAKIAAQNERMADIRGATHPLSAAEEIDLNFDLAAWVTQRENAQFVARLEKGETLGEVVDLTKRYSPEWQLPNKVLYLFNEIPRLDTSKDKHDSALALLAKGLWIRAYRNRMDAWAPKYDDKLKKEIVRSYPFDHLEEIPVWEELVEKFPRDEVAPRAQLLVAETHQQNGDLVKSLAAYRTLLAKFPAHKLANDARTQIQQITRPQLGFYPTQNAKPGEAVKLQLNTRNIRTVEFRAYDVKLENYLAQTLRLNNPDINFAEFQENFGSIAIAEKSFGKPVATWRLQTKEKGDYHGATETLVTPLKERGAYVVVAQSGSQRYAAVVLVTDLVVIKKTDRDNTFAYIADAKTGQPLSGANVVLKEVYSDNSNAKVSVARGTADDAGFYDKKLARGASIYSSRVEAFAWIGDRYAFTGAGWGGYGGYNDNRDEMRVYATTDRPVYRPAQKVHFRQILTRRVAGGDQQPVKGAKVGVTVTNPKGENIYQQTLTSSEFGTVNGTFSLPAGAPLGEYYLSANVENTTANVAASGGNRFRVEEYKRPEFLVEIDAPDSAVRPGETVAAKISAKYYFGSPVPNATVKYTVRRSTWWANYRFPSRYDWLYRYWNEGDYSTGRRNIGGEGSGAIVKEGTVKTDAQGIAEVSFKAEKSTVENDENNWWRYYQNPLYTIEAEITDASRRTIESQGSVRVANQEYFAFLNAPRGYGFVGDTIDIELRTQNANDKPLSTKGQMVVYKQLPDNKEEKIFTEPIETDASGKVFWKWQADVAGQFRIAYESTDAWGNKVVGSTSVWVAGDGLNTTMFRAQGVQIVLEKRDYEQGQTLKALLIADRPNTTVVLTHEAGGQILKRDLVEIKGKSREITINIEKMHVPNFAIAAAAVRDFEIYQTQQEVFVPPTRQVLNVSVTGDKKEYKPGETGKFTVTAKDWQGNPARAEVALALTDASLFYIQKSYAPDIRTFYYGERRAISVNIDSSKSGQPQPISEDDAKYQIYETHGFTLPDDLGKLNLDPGAGWGWYGNYGRRNSKSRGGATGGFGGGAGGFASDGAVFNRLESGPMMGSAPMPMASAPRVMALESSARKRSAGAVEADESAPLAEAKVRENFAETASWSPAVVTEGGTATVEVTFPDSLTQWHAEGQGVTQTAQVGAGETDVETKKNLLLRLQSPRFFTERDAVVLSANIHNYLKTDKRVRVSLQTGASLENAMKPNVRLPKMAEGTVMSQMSEFINVKAGEEVRVNWILNAVKDGDVSIQMTAQSDEESDAVKMNFPILVHGVQKVRSNSGLISGTATSAKFAMDIPKERRFGASQLNVQLNPSLAATMLDALPYLADYPYGCVEQTMSRFLPSVVAIKTLRDAGINIEQLRTRAKAYEKEAKTEAVGERVKNTGYTYPKGMPNSRDLNEMSSRLWHVGGRKNPIWDKATMDAMVADGLKRLYEMQREDGGWGWWPGSPQSDEYMSAYVVYGLATAKAANVGVRDDVLNRGYSYLAAQMKDEDNIHVLTYIAYSLSQRGNLPDDAKKIAAGRLFEQRDRLTAYSKSLLAMALDNAGEKEKAGVLVRNLENTARIDAAAGTARWSQNRDWWNWWNNDVETNAVALRAFEQVDPKNKLAPMLMKWLVTKSRGSHWRSTKETAEAVYALASYIKTNNELDVDYTVKVNLNGKIARTYRVTKDNALFFDNRFVTGDLFLQDGANTVTIEKTGKGNVYYSAFAEYFSLEEPITASGNAIAVKRRFFKLTRNAAVKPEQGDAPATSEIAPAAASRRIVRPIMPRPVPAQPAEPEYTRGELKDNAELKSGDLVEVELTIDSDNDYEYLVFEDMKAAGLEPVDIRSGGAWGDGLSSNVELRDEKVAFFVDRLPQGTRVLRYRVRAEVPGRFHALPTNGYAMYAPEVRAISDEMRLGIND, encoded by the coding sequence ATGAGAAAACTGCTTTGGATTTTGGCTGCGCTCTTCATATTCGGACGTGGCGCGAGCGCACAAACGTCGATTCAGCAACAAGCCGACGCCGCATGGAACGAGCGCAGCTATGCCCGCGCGTTGGAACTATATCGTCAGGTTCAAGGCGGCAACCGTGACGAAACCGATTATCGCATCGCGGTTTCACTGGGCGAAACGCAGAAGTGGGACGAAGCGATTGCATTCGGCCAAAGCTTCGCCGCGCGTACGCCGAATAAAGCGCGCATTCTTTATTATCTCGGTCGGCTTTATACCCAAGTGCCGCACAATGGCTGGAAACTGGGCGAAAAGTACTGGCGCGGCGACGATTATCCGAAAACCGACGATGCGCAGAAGCCGCAACAGGTTTATCTCAGCGAACAGGACGCACAGCGCACGCTCGATTATTTTGAGCAGGCGAAAATTGCGGCGCAGAATGAACGAATGGCCGACATTCGTGGCGCGACGCACCCGCTTTCCGCTGCAGAAGAAATCGATTTGAATTTCGATTTAGCAGCTTGGGTAACGCAGCGCGAAAACGCCCAGTTTGTGGCAAGGCTGGAAAAAGGCGAAACGCTTGGTGAAGTCGTCGATCTCACCAAACGCTATTCCCCCGAATGGCAACTGCCCAATAAAGTTCTTTATCTCTTTAACGAAATCCCGCGCCTTGATACATCGAAGGACAAACACGATTCGGCCCTCGCGCTGCTGGCGAAAGGGCTGTGGATTCGCGCCTACCGCAACCGCATGGATGCGTGGGCACCGAAATATGACGACAAATTGAAGAAAGAAATCGTGCGTTCGTATCCGTTCGATCATCTCGAAGAAATTCCGGTCTGGGAAGAACTGGTCGAAAAATTCCCGCGCGATGAAGTCGCGCCGCGCGCGCAGTTGCTCGTTGCAGAAACACATCAGCAGAACGGCGACCTGGTGAAATCGCTCGCCGCTTATCGCACCTTACTGGCGAAATTCCCGGCACACAAATTGGCGAACGACGCGCGCACACAAATTCAACAAATTACGCGTCCCCAGCTTGGTTTCTATCCAACCCAAAATGCCAAACCGGGCGAAGCCGTCAAGTTGCAACTCAATACGCGCAATATCCGTACGGTCGAATTCCGGGCTTATGACGTAAAACTGGAAAATTATCTGGCGCAAACGCTCAGGCTCAATAACCCAGACATTAACTTCGCCGAATTCCAGGAAAACTTCGGTTCGATTGCCATTGCAGAAAAGAGCTTCGGCAAACCTGTCGCAACTTGGCGCTTGCAAACTAAAGAAAAAGGCGATTACCACGGCGCAACCGAGACTCTCGTAACGCCTTTGAAAGAGCGCGGCGCATACGTTGTCGTGGCGCAAAGCGGCAGTCAGCGCTATGCCGCAGTTGTGCTGGTAACTGACCTGGTTGTTATCAAGAAAACCGACCGCGATAATACGTTTGCGTACATCGCTGATGCGAAAACCGGCCAGCCGCTCTCGGGTGCCAACGTCGTTTTGAAAGAGGTTTACAGCGACAACAGCAACGCCAAAGTTTCGGTCGCTCGTGGAACCGCCGACGATGCCGGTTTCTACGATAAGAAGCTGGCACGCGGCGCAAGCATTTATTCCAGTCGCGTTGAAGCGTTTGCGTGGATTGGCGACCGCTATGCCTTTACCGGCGCGGGTTGGGGCGGCTACGGCGGCTACAACGACAACCGCGACGAAATGCGCGTTTATGCCACCACCGACCGGCCCGTTTACCGGCCCGCACAGAAAGTGCATTTCCGCCAGATTCTTACGCGCCGCGTGGCAGGCGGTGACCAGCAGCCGGTCAAAGGCGCAAAAGTCGGCGTCACCGTTACGAATCCCAAAGGCGAAAATATTTACCAGCAAACGCTGACGAGTTCCGAATTCGGAACGGTCAACGGCACCTTTTCGCTACCGGCAGGCGCGCCACTGGGCGAATATTATCTGTCGGCGAATGTTGAAAACACGACGGCCAATGTCGCAGCTTCCGGCGGCAATCGGTTCCGCGTCGAAGAATATAAGCGCCCCGAATTTCTCGTCGAAATCGACGCGCCAGATAGCGCGGTGCGTCCTGGTGAGACCGTCGCCGCGAAAATTTCGGCGAAGTATTACTTTGGTTCGCCGGTTCCCAACGCGACCGTGAAATACACGGTGCGGCGCAGCACGTGGTGGGCAAATTACCGCTTCCCGTCGCGCTACGATTGGCTTTACCGTTACTGGAACGAAGGCGATTACAGCACCGGACGCCGCAATATCGGCGGCGAAGGTTCGGGCGCAATTGTGAAGGAAGGAACGGTTAAAACCGACGCGCAAGGTATCGCCGAAGTATCGTTTAAGGCCGAAAAAAGTACGGTCGAAAACGATGAGAACAACTGGTGGCGTTATTACCAGAACCCGCTTTACACCATCGAAGCGGAAATCACCGATGCTTCGCGCCGTACGATTGAAAGTCAGGGCAGCGTGCGTGTGGCGAATCAGGAATATTTCGCGTTTCTCAACGCGCCGCGCGGCTACGGTTTCGTCGGCGACACGATCGACATCGAACTGCGCACTCAAAACGCCAACGACAAACCGCTTTCGACTAAAGGACAGATGGTCGTTTACAAGCAGTTGCCGGACAACAAAGAAGAAAAGATTTTCACCGAGCCAATCGAAACTGACGCGAGCGGAAAAGTCTTCTGGAAATGGCAGGCCGATGTCGCGGGCCAATTCCGCATCGCGTATGAAAGCACCGATGCGTGGGGCAACAAAGTCGTCGGCTCCACAAGCGTCTGGGTTGCGGGCGATGGGCTCAACACCACAATGTTTCGCGCACAGGGCGTTCAAATCGTTTTGGAAAAGCGCGATTACGAACAAGGCCAGACGCTCAAAGCGCTGCTCATCGCCGACCGACCCAATACAACGGTTGTGTTAACGCACGAAGCGGGCGGCCAGATTCTCAAACGCGACCTCGTTGAAATCAAGGGTAAGTCGCGCGAAATCACTATCAACATCGAAAAGATGCACGTCCCGAACTTCGCCATCGCCGCCGCTGCGGTGCGCGACTTCGAGATTTACCAGACGCAGCAGGAAGTGTTCGTGCCGCCAACGCGTCAGGTTCTCAACGTTTCGGTTACGGGCGACAAGAAAGAATACAAGCCAGGCGAAACCGGAAAATTCACGGTCACCGCGAAAGATTGGCAGGGCAATCCGGCGCGCGCCGAAGTTGCGCTGGCATTAACCGACGCCAGTTTGTTTTACATCCAGAAAAGCTACGCGCCCGATATTCGCACGTTTTATTACGGCGAGCGTCGCGCGATTTCGGTGAACATCGATTCGAGCAAATCGGGCCAGCCGCAGCCCATCAGCGAAGATGATGCGAAGTATCAAATCTACGAAACACATGGCTTCACCTTGCCTGATGATTTAGGCAAATTGAATCTCGATCCCGGCGCAGGTTGGGGCTGGTATGGAAATTATGGGCGGCGCAATTCCAAGTCGCGTGGTGGCGCTACTGGTGGGTTTGGTGGCGGTGCTGGTGGGTTCGCGTCGGATGGCGCTGTCTTTAATCGCTTGGAAAGTGGCCCTATGATGGGAAGCGCGCCAATGCCGATGGCTTCTGCACCGAGAGTGATGGCGCTCGAAAGCAGCGCTCGCAAACGCTCCGCTGGCGCCGTTGAAGCCGATGAGAGTGCGCCGCTTGCCGAAGCCAAAGTGCGCGAGAACTTTGCCGAAACCGCAAGCTGGTCGCCCGCTGTTGTGACCGAAGGCGGAACGGCAACGGTTGAAGTGACCTTCCCCGATTCGCTGACGCAGTGGCATGCAGAAGGGCAGGGCGTCACGCAAACGGCGCAAGTCGGCGCGGGCGAAACCGATGTCGAGACCAAAAAGAATTTGCTGTTGCGTTTGCAGTCGCCGCGCTTCTTCACCGAACGCGATGCGGTTGTGCTTTCGGCGAACATTCACAACTATCTCAAAACCGACAAGCGCGTCAGAGTGAGCTTGCAAACCGGCGCTTCGCTCGAAAATGCGATGAAGCCCAACGTGCGTTTGCCCAAAATGGCCGAAGGCACCGTGATGAGTCAGATGTCCGAATTCATCAACGTGAAAGCGGGCGAAGAAGTCCGCGTGAACTGGATTCTCAACGCGGTCAAAGACGGCGACGTTTCAATTCAAATGACGGCGCAGAGTGACGAGGAAAGTGACGCCGTCAAAATGAACTTCCCGATTCTGGTTCATGGCGTGCAGAAAGTACGGTCGAATTCGGGGCTAATTTCAGGAACTGCAACAAGCGCGAAGTTTGCGATGGATATTCCGAAAGAACGCCGCTTTGGTGCCTCGCAACTGAATGTGCAGTTGAATCCGAGCCTCGCAGCGACAATGCTCGATGCGCTGCCGTATCTCGCCGATTATCCGTATGGCTGCGTCGAGCAAACGATGTCGCGCTTTTTGCCTTCGGTTGTGGCCATCAAAACATTGCGCGACGCCGGAATCAATATCGAGCAACTGCGTACGCGCGCCAAAGCTTATGAGAAAGAAGCGAAAACCGAAGCTGTCGGCGAACGTGTGAAAAACACCGGCTACACCTATCCGAAAGGAATGCCGAATTCACGCGACCTCAATGAAATGTCTTCTCGCTTGTGGCATGTTGGCGGACGCAAGAACCCGATCTGGGACAAAGCGACGATGGACGCGATGGTTGCCGATGGCCTCAAGCGGCTTTACGAAATGCAGCGCGAGGACGGCGGTTGGGGCTGGTGGCCTGGCTCGCCGCAAAGCGACGAATACATGAGTGCGTATGTCGTTTACGGCCTGGCGACGGCGAAAGCTGCCAACGTCGGCGTGCGCGATGACGTTCTCAATCGCGGCTATTCCTATCTCGCGGCGCAAATGAAAGATGAAGACAACATTCACGTCCTCACTTACATCGCGTATTCGCTTTCGCAGCGCGGCAACTTGCCCGACGACGCGAAGAAAATCGCGGCAGGTCGCTTGTTTGAACAGCGCGACCGCTTAACCGCGTATTCCAAATCGTTGCTGGCGATGGCGCTCGACAATGCAGGAGAAAAAGAAAAAGCGGGCGTTCTCGTTCGCAATCTGGAGAACACGGCGCGCATTGATGCCGCTGCCGGAACCGCGCGCTGGAGCCAGAACCGCGATTGGTGGAACTGGTGGAACAACGATGTCGAAACCAACGCCGTTGCGTTGCGTGCGTTTGAACAAGTCGATCCGAAGAACAAGCTTGCCCCGATGCTGATGAAGTGGCTTGTTACGAAAAGTCGTGGCAGCCATTGGCGCAGCACCAAGGAAACGGCGGAAGCGGTGTATGCGTTGGCAAGCTACATCAAAACCAATAATGAACTTGATGTCGATTACACGGTGAAAGTCAATCTCAACGGCAAAATCGCGCGCACCTATCGCGTAACGAAAGATAATGCGTTGTTCTTTGACAATCGTTTCGTCACCGGCGACTTGTTCCTGCAGGACGGCGCAAACACCGTCACCATTGAAAAAACCGGCAAAGGCAATGTGTATTACAGCGCCTTCGCTGAATATTTCTCGCTTGAAGAGCCGATTACCGCTTCGGGCAACGCAATCGCCGTAAAGAGGCGTTTCTTCAAGCTCACGCGCAACGCTGCCGTGAAGCCGGAACAAGGCGATGCGCCCGCGACCTCAGAAATTGCACCAGCAGCAGCGTCTCGTCGCATTGTGCGCCCGATTATGCCACGTCCTGTTCCGGCTCAACCAGCCGAACCGGAATACACGCGGGGTGAACTCAAAGATAACGCCGAACTCAAAAGCGGCGACTTAGTCGAAGTCGAATTGACGATTGATTCCGACAACGATTACGAATATCTCGTCTTTGAGGACATGA
- a CDS encoding beta-galactosidase trimerization domain-containing protein, producing the protein MQNLRFRQVHLDFHTSEAIQPVGDKFDARQFQEALKRGHVDSVNLFAKCHHGMSYHDTKVGERHPGLNFELLPRQIEACRAIDVKCPIYISAGFDEWAARQHPEWVIVSRDGKTPDPLQAHWKELGWETPYLDYLCAQIAEVVERFGADDGLWLDIVHPRANFSPLGLMAMQEAGIDPDDAEQVKQWSMQTLQEYYRRTTAEAKQGNPERRVFHNAGHIHKGSQDILQWQSHLELESLPTGGWGYDHFPISAKYAATTGFDYLGMTGKFHTSWGEFGGFKRANALRYECSAMLAFGAKCSIGDQLHPSGEMNGDTYDLIGAAYAEVEQNEAWCVGSQPVSDIALMSPEGLTGERYSPWNNKPLAEEGASRMLLELGAQFDVVDLNRDLSGYKVVILPDEISLEGEFGRKIQQFLRDGGRLLLSGASGMTPDKAAFALDLGLSVEGKSEFNPDYIVPTDLMPTSPVRGPFVIHGGAWNVTANENWQVLATRRDTYFNRAWNHFCSHQHTPDSQDSPFAAALFNGAVAYFAHPLFSAYRQYGQPLYRDLVQDALALLLPSPAVRTTLPSAARCALRRQEQENRYVLHLLFAVPQKRGADATASSPGAAPLEMIEDLYPLHNVECHLRVPEMIRAVKLAPSGESLEFQQENGGVRFTVPEVLCHQMISLQWADSKE; encoded by the coding sequence ATGCAAAATCTCAGATTTCGTCAGGTTCACCTCGACTTTCACACTTCCGAAGCCATCCAACCCGTCGGCGATAAATTCGATGCGCGACAGTTTCAAGAAGCGCTCAAACGCGGCCACGTTGACTCGGTGAATCTCTTTGCCAAATGCCATCACGGCATGAGCTATCACGACACCAAGGTCGGCGAGCGCCATCCGGGCCTGAACTTCGAGTTGCTGCCGCGCCAGATTGAAGCGTGCCGCGCTATTGATGTGAAGTGCCCGATCTATATTTCGGCGGGCTTCGATGAATGGGCGGCACGCCAGCATCCGGAATGGGTTATCGTCAGCCGCGATGGCAAGACGCCCGATCCGCTGCAAGCGCACTGGAAGGAACTGGGCTGGGAGACGCCCTACCTCGATTACCTTTGTGCGCAAATCGCGGAAGTGGTGGAACGGTTCGGCGCCGACGACGGCCTGTGGCTGGACATTGTCCATCCGCGCGCTAACTTTTCTCCCCTCGGTCTGATGGCGATGCAGGAAGCCGGCATTGACCCCGATGATGCAGAACAAGTTAAGCAGTGGTCCATGCAAACGCTCCAGGAGTACTATCGCCGGACAACGGCGGAAGCAAAACAGGGCAATCCAGAGCGGCGTGTGTTCCACAACGCGGGCCACATTCACAAAGGTTCGCAGGATATTTTGCAGTGGCAAAGCCATCTCGAACTCGAATCGCTGCCTACCGGCGGCTGGGGCTACGATCACTTCCCCATCTCTGCCAAATACGCCGCCACAACCGGCTTCGATTATCTCGGCATGACCGGCAAATTCCACACGTCGTGGGGCGAGTTCGGCGGCTTCAAGCGCGCCAATGCCCTGCGCTATGAGTGTTCGGCGATGCTCGCTTTCGGCGCCAAATGCTCCATCGGCGATCAATTGCATCCGTCGGGCGAGATGAATGGGGACACCTACGATCTCATCGGCGCGGCTTACGCTGAAGTCGAGCAAAACGAAGCCTGGTGCGTAGGCTCGCAGCCGGTTTCCGACATCGCTCTGATGTCGCCCGAAGGTTTAACCGGTGAACGCTACAGCCCGTGGAACAACAAGCCCCTGGCCGAAGAAGGAGCCAGCCGGATGTTGCTCGAACTGGGCGCGCAGTTCGATGTAGTGGACTTAAACCGCGATTTGAGCGGCTACAAAGTCGTGATTCTTCCCGATGAGATTAGCCTCGAAGGGGAATTTGGGCGCAAGATACAACAATTTTTAAGAGATGGTGGCCGTTTGTTACTTTCCGGCGCCAGTGGCATGACGCCGGATAAGGCCGCCTTTGCACTGGATTTGGGACTGTCGGTGGAAGGCAAGAGCGAATTCAATCCCGATTACATCGTGCCAACGGACCTGATGCCTACGTCTCCGGTGCGCGGACCGTTCGTCATTCATGGCGGCGCATGGAATGTCACTGCCAACGAAAATTGGCAGGTGCTGGCAACGCGGCGCGACACCTACTTCAACCGTGCCTGGAATCACTTCTGCTCGCACCAGCACACTCCCGATTCGCAGGATTCGCCGTTCGCGGCGGCGCTCTTTAACGGCGCGGTAGCGTATTTCGCGCACCCCCTATTCAGCGCCTACCGCCAGTACGGGCAGCCGCTGTATCGGGACCTGGTGCAAGACGCCTTGGCACTTCTGCTACCAAGTCCCGCCGTCCGCACTACGCTACCGTCAGCCGCCCGCTGCGCTTTGCGCCGTCAGGAGCAGGAGAATCGCTATGTCCTGCACCTTTTGTTTGCCGTTCCCCAGAAACGCGGCGCCGACGCAACTGCATCCTCGCCGGGAGCGGCGCCCCTCGAGATGATCGAAGACCTGTATCCACTGCACAATGTGGAATGCCATCTGAGGGTGCCCGAAATGATCAGGGCTGTGAAGCTGGCACCCTCTGGCGAATCGCTGGAGTTTCAGCAAGAAAACGGCGGCGTCCGCTTCACCGTTCCCGAAGTACTCTGTCATCAAATGATCTCGTTACAATGGGCGGACTCGAAGGAGTGA
- a CDS encoding DUF4037 domain-containing protein, which yields MFSDEQNEIIEEFSAVMLLFAAPGRVATSIGGSHAKRKADARSDFDFRVYADEFVTENWLQSPGWKPFETALEKWQARGHRIDGFWPRKISDIDAALESWCAGTIETEVMVWSVWGYHLPTDIASQHAIYDPDGIIAAWHSRLQHYPPALKAGIIGKHLEFLRYWRNDYHYVSKVERGDSIFLAGLSAKIVHSLCQILFALNETYYSGDGWNGKYIDSFPIVPPNFDARATACLYPQPGPDMFASQRQQLIELIGEVEALLPPDGETVS from the coding sequence ATGTTTTCCGACGAACAAAACGAGATCATTGAAGAGTTCTCAGCGGTGATGCTTCTGTTCGCCGCACCGGGACGCGTGGCGACATCCATAGGTGGCTCACACGCTAAGCGCAAGGCGGATGCTCGCTCCGATTTTGACTTCCGCGTTTACGCAGATGAGTTTGTCACCGAGAATTGGCTGCAGTCGCCGGGTTGGAAGCCTTTTGAGACCGCACTCGAAAAGTGGCAGGCGCGTGGCCATCGCATTGACGGCTTCTGGCCCCGAAAAATCTCCGACATCGACGCGGCGCTGGAGAGCTGGTGCGCTGGCACAATCGAGACGGAAGTAATGGTCTGGAGTGTATGGGGCTATCATCTACCGACCGATATTGCCTCACAACACGCTATTTATGACCCGGACGGCATCATCGCGGCGTGGCACTCTCGCCTTCAGCATTATCCGCCGGCTCTCAAAGCAGGCATCATCGGTAAGCACTTGGAGTTTCTTCGCTACTGGCGTAACGATTACCATTACGTGAGCAAAGTCGAGCGCGGAGACAGCATTTTCTTAGCGGGCCTCAGCGCTAAAATCGTTCATAGCCTGTGTCAAATTCTCTTCGCCCTCAACGAAACTTATTATTCCGGCGATGGCTGGAATGGGAAATACATCGATTCGTTTCCAATCGTGCCACCCAATTTTGATGCGCGAGCGACAGCGTGTCTCTACCCTCAACCAGGACCGGATATGTTTGCTTCCCAGCGCCAACAACTTATTGAACTAATCGGTGAGGTTGAAGCCTTGCTCCCGCCGGATGGAGAAACAGTTTCATAA
- a CDS encoding alcohol dehydrogenase catalytic domain-containing protein, whose protein sequence is MKAAVVEAPGRLVVRDVPEPSVGPYQARCQMLFGAVCTGTDTHILHATLPWKIAYPTVLGHESVGRVVEIGESVRHLKVGDVVTRIGTLPTPELGTTWGGFVEWGIAHDFRAMQEDGLHEAQWGSYQVQQVVPEDISPAEATMMITWRETWSYIRRMGVTAGSRVLVLGSGGNGLAFAAHARNLEASRVTIVGQGARLQTARDVGASHAEDYRDSTWTEREALALPDGYDFIIDAVGRQGMLDGALPLLSNGGTAGIYGIDDAEHYQIHPGRARGSFTIYNGGYSEGESHDDIVRLMREKRLEARHWLNVDAPFALDDIAQAFEDLSARRLVKALIRL, encoded by the coding sequence ATGAAGGCTGCTGTTGTTGAAGCTCCGGGCCGTCTCGTGGTGCGCGATGTGCCGGAACCATCCGTCGGGCCGTATCAGGCTCGCTGTCAGATGCTCTTTGGCGCTGTTTGCACCGGCACCGATACTCACATTCTTCACGCCACTCTGCCGTGGAAAATTGCGTATCCCACGGTTCTGGGCCATGAAAGCGTGGGGCGTGTCGTGGAAATTGGTGAAAGCGTGCGCCATCTGAAGGTTGGCGACGTGGTCACTCGCATTGGAACCCTGCCAACGCCCGAACTGGGAACGACATGGGGCGGTTTTGTCGAGTGGGGCATCGCCCACGACTTTCGCGCCATGCAGGAAGATGGACTGCATGAAGCACAATGGGGCAGCTATCAGGTGCAGCAAGTGGTGCCGGAAGACATTAGCCCCGCCGAGGCCACCATGATGATTACCTGGCGCGAAACCTGGAGCTACATCCGCCGCATGGGCGTAACGGCGGGAAGTCGAGTACTCGTTCTGGGGTCGGGCGGCAATGGATTGGCGTTTGCGGCGCACGCGCGCAATCTTGAAGCGAGCCGCGTGACTATCGTGGGGCAAGGGGCAAGGCTGCAAACCGCGCGCGATGTTGGGGCGAGCCATGCCGAAGATTACCGCGACAGCACTTGGACTGAACGCGAGGCTCTGGCCCTGCCCGATGGATACGACTTCATCATTGACGCGGTTGGTCGCCAGGGAATGCTGGATGGCGCCCTACCTCTCCTGAGCAATGGCGGAACAGCCGGCATCTACGGAATTGACGACGCTGAGCATTACCAAATACATCCGGGGCGGGCGCGCGGTTCGTTCACGATATATAACGGTGGATACAGTGAGGGTGAAAGTCACGACGACATCGTGCGCCTGATGCGAGAAAAGCGACTTGAAGCGCGGCACTGGCTCAATGTGGACGCGCCCTTTGCTCTCGATGACATCGCGCAAGCCTTTGAAGACCTCAGCGCGCGTCGTCTTGTCAAAGCTCTGATTCGGCTCTAA
- a CDS encoding aldo/keto reductase: MNKRTLGRTGLEVSELALGGLFVSHHGGAFEQGRAAIHRALQLGINTIDTAPTYGDSEDVLGRALEGVEQPLIFSTKLGGRPQPFLPQDKACLMQSVKESLRLLKRDSIDMLMVHEPDRPGQYDWWSDEENFTGPVTEVMDELKQQGLIRFTGLGGTTVYEMARIIRTGRFDVVLTAFNYSLLWREAEREVIPAAVEQGMGILVGSPLQQGSLARRYDQQIKHGAPWLSTPRRAQFLALYEFLDDINIPLPELGLRFILSNPAVSCVLTGARSSEEVEQNVAAAGKGPLAPEILHRLDEIAAMVPFRPFEEPSSLPFTWDYRGPGRM, encoded by the coding sequence ATGAATAAGCGAACCTTGGGCCGTACCGGCCTTGAAGTCAGCGAACTCGCCCTTGGCGGCCTTTTCGTTTCTCATCACGGCGGTGCCTTTGAGCAAGGCCGCGCCGCCATTCACCGCGCACTCCAACTGGGCATTAACACCATCGACACCGCACCGACTTACGGCGACAGTGAAGATGTTCTGGGACGCGCGCTGGAAGGCGTGGAGCAGCCTCTGATTTTTTCCACGAAACTGGGTGGGCGACCGCAACCGTTTCTGCCGCAAGATAAGGCGTGCCTGATGCAATCGGTGAAAGAAAGCCTGCGCTTATTGAAGCGCGACTCCATCGATATGCTAATGGTTCACGAACCCGACCGTCCCGGCCAATACGATTGGTGGTCGGATGAAGAGAATTTCACCGGCCCCGTCACGGAGGTTATGGATGAGCTGAAACAACAGGGCTTGATTCGTTTCACCGGACTGGGCGGCACCACCGTTTATGAGATGGCGCGCATCATTCGGACGGGGCGTTTCGACGTGGTATTAACTGCCTTCAACTACAGCCTGCTTTGGCGCGAAGCCGAGCGCGAAGTCATTCCTGCTGCGGTGGAACAGGGCATGGGCATCTTGGTTGGTTCGCCGCTGCAACAGGGTTCCCTCGCGCGACGTTACGACCAGCAAATCAAACACGGTGCGCCGTGGCTGAGCACTCCTCGCCGCGCGCAGTTTCTGGCGCTGTATGAGTTTCTCGATGACATCAACATTCCCTTACCGGAACTGGGATTGCGTTTCATTCTTTCCAATCCGGCGGTATCGTGCGTGCTGACGGGCGCGCGTTCCTCCGAAGAAGTGGAGCAAAACGTCGCGGCGGCGGGAAAAGGCCCGCTTGCACCGGAGATTCTGCATCGCCTGGACGAAATCGCGGCGATGGTGCCTTTTCGCCCCTTCGAGGAGCCGTCCAGCCTGCCTTTTACGTGGGATTATCGCGGGCCGGGGAGAATGTAA